A stretch of the Uranotaenia lowii strain MFRU-FL chromosome 3, ASM2978415v1, whole genome shotgun sequence genome encodes the following:
- the LOC129751230 gene encoding F-box/WD repeat-containing protein 11-like isoform X2 — protein MKMETDKIMDETSNNSSPQFTTAILYDPARKKEPSQSFQNERDACLSCFAKWNEADQVDFVEQLLSRMCHYQHGHINAYLKPMLQRDFITLLPTKGLDHAAENILSYLDAKSLCRAERVCKEWSRVISEGMLWKKLIERNVRTDSLWRGLAERKGWIKYLFIPRPGVTHRPHKFYRELFPKIMKDIEAIENNWRTGNHNLQRINCRSENSKGVYCLQYDDDKIVSGLRDNTIKIWDRNSLQCCKILTGHTGSVLCLQYDDKVIISGSSDSTVRVWDVNTGDMVNTLIHHCEAVLHLRFNNGMMVTCSKDRSIAVWDMTSPTEIALRRVLVGHRAAVNVVDFDEKYIVSASGDRTIKVWNTSTCEFVRTLNGHKRGIACLQYRDRLVVSGSSDNSIRLWDIECGTCLRILEGHEELVRCIRFDSKRIVSGAYDGKIKVWDLQAALDIRAQTNTLCLKTLVEHTGRVFRLQFDEFQIVSSSHDDTILIWDFLNCSQKDENTNPQALVQMGRSPSPDIM, from the exons TTTACAACCGCAATACTGTACGATCCGGCGCGGAAGAAAGAACCCTCGCAGTCGTTCCAGAATGAGCGCGACGCCTGTCTCTCCTGTTTTGCCAAATGGAACGAAGCAGACCAGGTCGATTTCGTTGAGCAGCTGCTGTCCCGCATGTGCCATTACCAGCACGGACACATCAACGCCTACCTGAAACCGATGCTGCAGCGAGACTTCATCACCCTTTTACCTA CCAAAGGATTAGACCACGCAGCGGAAAACATTCTCTCCTACTTGGACGCAAAATCTCTGTGCCGAGCAGAACGCGTTTGCAAAGAATGGTCCCGTGTCATATCGGAGGGTATGCTATGGAAGAAGCTGATAGAACGAAATGTCCGAACGGATTCCCTCTGGCGAGGCCTTGCCGAACGGAAAGGATG GATAAAATATCTATTCATACCAAGGCCGGGGGTGACGCATCGACCGCACAAATTCTATCGGGAACTGTTCCCCAAgattatgaaggacatcgaggCAATCGAGAACAACTGGCGCACCGGCAATCACAACCTGCAGCGGATAAACTGTCGGTCCGAGAACTCCAAGGGCGTTTACTGTTTGCAGTACGATGATGACAAGATCGTGTCCGGTTTGCGGGACAACACTATCAAAATCTGGGACCGGAACTCGCTCCAATGCTGCAAG ATTCTAACCGGTCATACAGGGTCCGTGCTGTGCTTACAGTACGACGACAAAGTGATCATCAGCGGCTCCAGCGATTCTACCGTTCGCGTTTGGGATGTCAACACCGGCGATATGGTCAACACGCTAATACATCACTGTGAAGCGGTACTGCATTTACGATTCAACAATGGCATGATGGTGACCTGTTCCAAG GACCGCTCAATAGCCGTGTGGGACATGACGTCACCGACGGAAATTGCATTGCGGCGAGTGCTGGTGGGGCACCGGGCAGCAGTCAACGTGGTGGACTTCGACGAGAAGTACATCGTTTCGGCGTCCGGTGATCGGACCATCAAGGTGTGGAACACCTCCACCTGTGAGTTTGTGCGCACCCTCAACGGTCACAAGAGGGGTATCGCCTGTTTACAGTATCGTGATCGTCTGGTTGTTAGCGGTAGTTCAGATAATTCCATAAG ACTTTGGGACATTGAATGCGGTACCTGTTTGCGGATTCTCGAAGGCCATGAAGAGCTGGTTCGCTGCATCCGGTTCGATTCGAAGCGTATAGTGAGCGGCGCTTACGATGGCAAGATTAAGGTGTGGGATCTCCAAGCTGCCTTAGACATTCGGGCGCAGACCAACACGCTGTGCTTGAAGACACTGGTG GAACACACGGGCCGCGTTTTCCGGCTCCAGTTCGATGAGTTCCAAATCGTTAGCAGTTCTCACGACGACACCATTCTCATCTGGGACTTCTTGAACTGCTCGCAAAAGGATGAAAACACTAACCCGCAGGCCTTGGTCCAGATGGGCCGCAGTCCATCAC CTGACATCATGTAA
- the LOC129751230 gene encoding beta-TrCP-like isoform X1 — protein sequence MKMETDKIMDETSNNSSPQFTTAILYDPARKKEPSQSFQNERDACLSCFAKWNEADQVDFVEQLLSRMCHYQHGHINAYLKPMLQRDFITLLPTKGLDHAAENILSYLDAKSLCRAERVCKEWSRVISEGMLWKKLIERNVRTDSLWRGLAERKGWIKYLFIPRPGVTHRPHKFYRELFPKIMKDIEAIENNWRTGNHNLQRINCRSENSKGVYCLQYDDDKIVSGLRDNTIKIWDRNSLQCCKILTGHTGSVLCLQYDDKVIISGSSDSTVRVWDVNTGDMVNTLIHHCEAVLHLRFNNGMMVTCSKDRSIAVWDMTSPTEIALRRVLVGHRAAVNVVDFDEKYIVSASGDRTIKVWNTSTCEFVRTLNGHKRGIACLQYRDRLVVSGSSDNSIRLWDIECGTCLRILEGHEELVRCIRFDSKRIVSGAYDGKIKVWDLQAALDIRAQTNTLCLKTLVEHTGRVFRLQFDEFQIVSSSHDDTILIWDFLNCSQKDENTNPQALVQMGRSPSREYSSSSAAGGRAQPQLETDDDDAY from the exons TTTACAACCGCAATACTGTACGATCCGGCGCGGAAGAAAGAACCCTCGCAGTCGTTCCAGAATGAGCGCGACGCCTGTCTCTCCTGTTTTGCCAAATGGAACGAAGCAGACCAGGTCGATTTCGTTGAGCAGCTGCTGTCCCGCATGTGCCATTACCAGCACGGACACATCAACGCCTACCTGAAACCGATGCTGCAGCGAGACTTCATCACCCTTTTACCTA CCAAAGGATTAGACCACGCAGCGGAAAACATTCTCTCCTACTTGGACGCAAAATCTCTGTGCCGAGCAGAACGCGTTTGCAAAGAATGGTCCCGTGTCATATCGGAGGGTATGCTATGGAAGAAGCTGATAGAACGAAATGTCCGAACGGATTCCCTCTGGCGAGGCCTTGCCGAACGGAAAGGATG GATAAAATATCTATTCATACCAAGGCCGGGGGTGACGCATCGACCGCACAAATTCTATCGGGAACTGTTCCCCAAgattatgaaggacatcgaggCAATCGAGAACAACTGGCGCACCGGCAATCACAACCTGCAGCGGATAAACTGTCGGTCCGAGAACTCCAAGGGCGTTTACTGTTTGCAGTACGATGATGACAAGATCGTGTCCGGTTTGCGGGACAACACTATCAAAATCTGGGACCGGAACTCGCTCCAATGCTGCAAG ATTCTAACCGGTCATACAGGGTCCGTGCTGTGCTTACAGTACGACGACAAAGTGATCATCAGCGGCTCCAGCGATTCTACCGTTCGCGTTTGGGATGTCAACACCGGCGATATGGTCAACACGCTAATACATCACTGTGAAGCGGTACTGCATTTACGATTCAACAATGGCATGATGGTGACCTGTTCCAAG GACCGCTCAATAGCCGTGTGGGACATGACGTCACCGACGGAAATTGCATTGCGGCGAGTGCTGGTGGGGCACCGGGCAGCAGTCAACGTGGTGGACTTCGACGAGAAGTACATCGTTTCGGCGTCCGGTGATCGGACCATCAAGGTGTGGAACACCTCCACCTGTGAGTTTGTGCGCACCCTCAACGGTCACAAGAGGGGTATCGCCTGTTTACAGTATCGTGATCGTCTGGTTGTTAGCGGTAGTTCAGATAATTCCATAAG ACTTTGGGACATTGAATGCGGTACCTGTTTGCGGATTCTCGAAGGCCATGAAGAGCTGGTTCGCTGCATCCGGTTCGATTCGAAGCGTATAGTGAGCGGCGCTTACGATGGCAAGATTAAGGTGTGGGATCTCCAAGCTGCCTTAGACATTCGGGCGCAGACCAACACGCTGTGCTTGAAGACACTGGTG GAACACACGGGCCGCGTTTTCCGGCTCCAGTTCGATGAGTTCCAAATCGTTAGCAGTTCTCACGACGACACCATTCTCATCTGGGACTTCTTGAACTGCTCGCAAAAGGATGAAAACACTAACCCGCAGGCCTTGGTCCAGATGGGCCGCAGTCCATCACGTGAGTATTCCTCTTCTTCTGCCGCCGGTGGTCGAGCTCAGCCTCAGCTAGAAACGGACGATGATGATGCGTATTGA
- the LOC129751234 gene encoding uncharacterized protein LOC129751234 has translation MTFKVTFSVMLLVNVALALQPMFEGFEQYSGAEAVEYDIRVKKINRTTTALTGKIIIKKELGTDFKFTMRFFHSALGNQQFVHYPMKIPESDVCFFTKYIYPDYEKYFVDYYTNLINAGDCPVTPRVIEVNNHVLDKKMFPRYLPAGFWKAILYGQGPGDNVSFSITANARGDNYYGG, from the exons atgacATTCAAAGTTACGTTCTCTGTGATGCTCCTAGTCAACGTTGCATTAGCGTTACAACCGATGTTCGAGGGATTCGAGCAATACAGCGGTGCCGAGGCAGTCGAATATGATATACGAGTTAAGAAAATTAATCGCACAACGACGGCACTGActggaaaaatcatcataaaaaaagAATTGGGTACAGATTTTAAG TTTACCATGCGCTTCTTTCATAGTGCATTGGGGAATCAACAGTTCGTTCACTACCCAATGAAAATTCCCGAGTCCGATGTGTGCTTTTTTACCAAGTATATATATCCTGATTACGAAAAGTACTTTGTGGATTACTATACCAACTTGATAAACGCCGGTGATTGCCCGGTAACGCCGAGGGTGATCGAGGTGAACAATCACGTCCTCGATAAGAAAATGTTTCCCAGATATTTACCGGCAGGTTTTTGGAAGGCTATCCTGTACGGACAGGGTCCCGGAGACAATGTAAGCTTCTCGATAACGGCGAACGCCCGCGGGGACAATTACTATGGAGGATGA